In Xenopus tropicalis strain Nigerian chromosome 5, UCB_Xtro_10.0, whole genome shotgun sequence, one genomic interval encodes:
- the LOC101730416 gene encoding protein kinase C delta type-like translates to MDFVLRPVTCLFGYLMSFFFFFVEDRSLSSTPPDVSLDRFVFHQELGRGSYGKVMLAQDSISRDLVAIKIIKKKVLLQDEVDREGAMAERQALVLASGGVYVTSLYATFQSPEHLFFVMPYISGGTLHQRMAKTQYLEAHSILLCAAEIVCGLKFLHQRGIVHR, encoded by the exons ATGGATTTTGTATTGCGGCCTGTGACATGTCTCTTTGGATACTTAAtgagcttcttttttttttttgttgaagacCGTTCCCTCAGCTCTACACCTCCGGATGTGTCACTTGATCGGTTTGTATTCCATCAAGAACTTGGTCGTGGCAGCTACGGAAAA GTGATGTTGGCACAAGATTCTATCAGCCGGGACCTTgtggccataaaaatcatcaaaaagaAGGTTCTCCTGCAGGATGAGGTTGATAGAGAAGGTGCAATGGCAGAGCGTCAGGCACTAGTTCTCGCCTCTGGTGGTGTATATGTGACATCTTTATATGCCACCTTCCAGAGCCCG GAACATCTTTTCTTTGTCATGCCATATATCAGTGGAGGAACTTTACACCAACGCATGGCAAAGACCCAGTATTTGGAAGCCCACAGCATATT ACTCTGTGCAGCAGAGATTGTCTGTGGGCTGAAGTTTCTGCACCAAAGGGGCATAGTGCATCGGTAA